One window of the Calditerricola satsumensis genome contains the following:
- a CDS encoding MTH1187 family thiamine-binding protein, producing MAILEISVTPVGTGSPSFSSVVAAACRAIEAKGLPYQVTPTATVIEGPLDQLLACVQDVHRACLQSGATRLVTHITIDDRQDKPLTMIQQVETVREQLH from the coding sequence ATGGCGATCCTGGAAATCAGCGTCACGCCGGTGGGCACGGGAAGCCCCAGCTTCAGCTCCGTCGTCGCCGCCGCCTGCCGCGCCATCGAGGCGAAGGGGCTGCCCTATCAGGTGACGCCGACGGCGACGGTGATCGAAGGCCCCCTGGACCAGCTCCTCGCCTGCGTCCAGGACGTGCACCGCGCCTGCCTGCAAAGCGGCGCCACCCGCCTCGTCACGCACATCACCATCGACGACCGGCAGGACAAGCCGCTGACGATGATCCAGCAGGTCGAAACGGTGCGCGAGCAGCTGCACTGA